In Companilactobacillus allii, one genomic interval encodes:
- a CDS encoding glycoside hydrolase family 73 protein translates to MNKKWVASTAVASVLAAIGISSNTAHVHAAVTSNDDNNDNQDQDSVSSTKDASVASVMDTQGAPLSDATADAIDSANSDPNTTGTSVLERSAATALTQATTTSTVTSAQQQAFLATAVPMAQKASSEYKVYTSVMLAQAILESGWGQSGLATQAHNLFGIKGSYNGSYLSMPTSEWDADKGWYTIYANFAKYPSYYESFADNGNKLRNGVSWDSSFYSGTWKENCSSYKDATAWLQGRYATAPTYASILNNLIETYNLTQYDGDASTGGASDNNSGDNTNEQINGTVTKTKDVATVTNKKSAMLYLYANPDQSANRALGYGTSWAVTAKVVTPSGQVYYKVSSTEYVKAEDVQLKSVESTVTTNPPVSISDSAIVIKNAGTKVYSSADKSTATGRVLPYQSAWITTKYVTNSNNEKFYFVGTNSYISADDVELKSEQANEDYKSDVITSYPDIVHVTATPSAKVYDDKHRALAISLLNNTDWKIDKKSTHSDGTIWYRVATGQWVSANDVQVKGSNYIKTVSGSVKINYIPGYGVNVYNSPAANNKFTGTRLADGTTWQVTSQQIVDGQTWYKVSSGWVNGKYCIYTAN, encoded by the coding sequence ATGAATAAAAAATGGGTCGCTTCTACCGCTGTAGCTAGTGTTTTGGCTGCAATTGGTATTTCTTCCAATACGGCACACGTACATGCCGCCGTTACGAGCAATGATGACAATAATGATAACCAAGATCAAGACTCAGTTAGTTCTACTAAGGATGCAAGTGTTGCCAGTGTAATGGACACGCAAGGTGCACCACTTAGTGACGCTACAGCTGATGCTATTGATTCTGCCAATAGTGATCCTAATACCACTGGGACTAGTGTTTTGGAAAGAAGTGCAGCTACTGCTTTAACACAGGCTACTACTACAAGCACTGTAACTAGTGCGCAACAACAGGCCTTTTTGGCAACTGCTGTGCCGATGGCACAAAAGGCTTCTTCAGAATACAAAGTGTATACCTCTGTTATGTTGGCACAAGCTATACTAGAGAGCGGTTGGGGTCAATCTGGCCTTGCCACACAAGCACATAATCTGTTTGGAATCAAAGGAAGTTATAACGGATCATACCTTTCCATGCCAACTTCTGAATGGGACGCGGACAAGGGATGGTATACTATTTATGCCAACTTTGCGAAGTATCCATCATATTATGAATCCTTTGCAGATAATGGCAATAAGTTGCGCAATGGTGTTTCTTGGGATTCATCATTCTATAGTGGAACTTGGAAAGAGAATTGTTCGTCATATAAAGATGCCACGGCATGGCTTCAAGGAAGATATGCTACTGCACCTACATATGCATCTATCTTGAATAATCTTATTGAGACTTATAATCTTACTCAATACGATGGTGATGCATCTACTGGTGGAGCGTCTGATAACAATTCAGGTGATAATACGAATGAACAGATCAATGGTACTGTAACCAAGACAAAAGATGTCGCTACAGTTACTAATAAAAAGAGTGCAATGTTATATCTATATGCTAATCCAGACCAATCAGCTAATCGTGCATTGGGATATGGAACCTCTTGGGCGGTCACTGCTAAAGTTGTAACACCTAGTGGTCAGGTATATTACAAGGTCAGTTCGACTGAGTATGTTAAAGCCGAAGATGTTCAATTGAAGTCTGTTGAATCGACAGTGACTACTAATCCACCGGTGTCTATTTCTGATTCCGCGATTGTGATCAAGAATGCTGGTACTAAAGTTTATAGTTCAGCAGATAAGTCGACAGCGACTGGTCGAGTGCTCCCATATCAGTCAGCATGGATAACTACAAAGTATGTTACTAATAGTAATAATGAGAAATTTTATTTCGTTGGTACAAATTCATATATATCTGCGGACGATGTTGAGTTGAAATCTGAACAAGCAAATGAGGACTATAAGAGTGATGTGATCACCTCTTATCCTGATATTGTTCACGTGACTGCAACACCAAGTGCGAAGGTATATGATGACAAACATCGAGCTCTTGCTATAAGCTTACTCAATAATACTGATTGGAAAATTGACAAAAAGTCAACGCATTCTGATGGTACTATTTGGTATAGAGTAGCTACAGGCCAATGGGTTAGCGCCAATGATGTACAAGTTAAAGGATCAAATTATATCAAGACTGTATCCGGATCTGTAAAGATCAATTACATCCCTGGATACGGTGTAAATGTATACAATAGTCCCGCAGCCAACAACAAATTCACAGGAACTAGGTTGGCTGACGGTACGACTTGGCAAGTTACATCCCAGCAAATAGTCGATGGTCAAACGTGGTACAAAGTATCATCCGGCTGGGTAAATGGAAAATATTGTATTTATACTGCAAATTAG